A genome region from Limimonas halophila includes the following:
- a CDS encoding ABC transporter ATP-binding protein: protein MPRDTAPESDNPLLPLDVRGVRLRRGDTPVLDGLDMHLAQATRSVLIGPNGAGKSVTLRVLHGLIEPDAGAVRWAGQPPARAVRMRQAMVFQRPVMLRRSAAANVAYALRVHGVPRRERRRRVAEELDRAGLAHLARRPAPALSGGEQQRLAIARAWATRPAVMLLDEPTANLDPAGAHAVEALIAEIHASGAKIVMTTHDMAQARRLGEDVLFMHRGRLVEHTPAETFFTAPRTDDARAFAEGRLLL, encoded by the coding sequence ATGCCGCGCGACACCGCCCCCGAAAGCGACAACCCGCTGCTGCCCCTGGACGTGCGGGGCGTGCGCCTGCGCCGGGGCGACACGCCCGTGCTGGACGGCCTGGACATGCACCTGGCGCAGGCCACGCGCAGCGTCCTCATTGGCCCCAACGGCGCGGGCAAGAGCGTCACGCTGCGGGTGCTGCACGGCCTGATCGAACCCGACGCGGGCGCGGTGCGCTGGGCCGGCCAGCCGCCCGCCCGCGCGGTGCGCATGCGTCAGGCCATGGTGTTCCAGCGCCCCGTGATGCTGCGCCGCTCCGCCGCCGCCAACGTCGCCTATGCGCTGCGCGTCCACGGCGTGCCGCGCCGCGAGCGCCGCCGCCGCGTGGCCGAAGAACTCGACCGCGCCGGGCTGGCCCACCTCGCCCGCCGACCCGCCCCCGCGCTGTCCGGGGGCGAGCAGCAGCGCCTCGCCATCGCGCGCGCCTGGGCGACACGCCCCGCCGTCATGCTGCTGGACGAGCCCACCGCCAACCTCGACCCGGCGGGCGCGCACGCCGTTGAGGCCCTGATCGCCGAGATCCACGCCAGCGGCGCCAAGATCGTCATGACCACGCACGACATGGCCCAGGCGCGCCGCCTGGGCGAGGACGTGCTGTTCATGCACCGCGGCCGGCTGGTGGAGCACACCCCGGCCGAGACCTTCTTCACCGCCCCGCGGACGGACGACGCCCGCGCCTTCGCCGAGGGGCGGCTGCTGTTGTGA
- a CDS encoding ABC transporter permease gives MNDFGAAFATAFELIAALDPDLVQIVLLSLRVSTQAVLVAAVIGLPLGALLAIYRFPGRTPALVLLNALMGLPPVVAGLVIYLLLSRAGPLGELGLLFTPRAMIVAQAVLVTPIVAALTRQAVAETDAVYREQLASFGLRRPAMIHTLLWESRHAIVVALLAGFGRAIAEVGAVFIVGGNIDGVTRVMTTAIALETARGDLELALGLGVILVTLAVLVNAAAMGLRALSARGQG, from the coding sequence ATGAACGACTTCGGCGCCGCCTTCGCCACCGCGTTCGAGTTGATTGCCGCGCTCGACCCAGACCTCGTGCAGATCGTGCTGCTGTCCCTGCGCGTGAGCACCCAGGCCGTGCTGGTGGCGGCGGTCATCGGGCTGCCCCTCGGGGCGTTGCTGGCGATCTACCGCTTTCCCGGGCGCACGCCGGCGCTGGTGCTGCTCAACGCCCTGATGGGGCTGCCGCCGGTCGTCGCCGGGCTGGTGATCTACCTGCTGCTCTCGCGCGCCGGACCGCTGGGCGAGCTGGGCCTGCTGTTCACGCCGCGCGCCATGATCGTCGCGCAGGCGGTGCTGGTCACACCCATCGTCGCCGCGCTGACGCGCCAGGCCGTCGCCGAAACCGACGCCGTCTACCGCGAGCAGCTCGCCTCCTTCGGGCTGCGCCGGCCCGCGATGATCCACACGCTGCTGTGGGAGTCGCGCCACGCCATCGTGGTGGCGCTGCTGGCGGGCTTCGGCCGCGCCATCGCCGAGGTGGGGGCAGTCTTCATCGTCGGCGGCAACATCGACGGCGTCACGCGCGTGATGACCACCGCGATCGCGCTGGAAACCGCGCGCGGCGACCTGGAACTCGCGCTCGGCCTGGGCGTGATCCTGGTGACGCTCGCCGTGCTGGTGAACGCCGCCGCCATGGGCCTGCGCGCGCTGAGCGCGCGCGGCCAGGGGTGA
- a CDS encoding PAS domain-containing sensor histidine kinase: protein MQPDPAAAEPWRLPAARSQDALFFANADFTNGGPRITAVNARFEAMTGDAASAVAGRSLRRLEVAADAHQRSQLRSGLERGEPVGPVWLRETRPDGSPFTMEVSLEPMRDESGQLTGFVGVARDAAEHSDSEEMIRQVVEYAPAGMLMVDADGTIGLVNEEAVRIFGYRRDELMGMSVDRLVPKESREGHARQREGYAAAPSARSMGRQRDLEAERRDGSRVPVEIGLVPLELHSGSHVVASVVDITERKAAEANEAWLRQELERRNAELQAAVERSDALAEEAEAASRAKTSFLATVGHELRTPLNAILGFTDLLEQEVHGPLGDSRYREYIDTLAATGRQMQTLVARLLELTRAVAGEAEITPTDLDAAQVLTDAAERAASRAGERAPAIDVELQSGRMPAVVDRRCLQRIADELLANAAQHGDPAGTVRVVAAPQTGGGVTFTVADDGPGMSEDVASEAVQAFVQPTTAYTRHQAGLGIGLSLAKALATAHGGDLRIEARPDGGTAVHVTLPNPDAPAAA from the coding sequence ATGCAGCCAGACCCCGCCGCCGCCGAGCCATGGCGGCTCCCCGCCGCGCGTAGCCAGGACGCGCTGTTTTTCGCCAACGCGGACTTCACAAATGGCGGGCCCCGGATCACCGCGGTCAACGCCCGCTTCGAGGCCATGACCGGCGACGCCGCCAGCGCCGTCGCGGGCCGCAGCCTGCGCCGGCTGGAGGTGGCGGCGGACGCGCACCAGCGCTCCCAGCTGCGCTCCGGCTTGGAGCGCGGCGAGCCCGTCGGGCCCGTGTGGTTGCGCGAAACGCGCCCGGACGGCTCCCCCTTCACGATGGAGGTGAGCCTTGAGCCCATGCGCGACGAGTCGGGCCAGCTCACCGGCTTCGTCGGGGTGGCGCGCGATGCTGCGGAACACAGCGACAGCGAGGAAATGATCCGGCAGGTCGTGGAGTATGCCCCCGCCGGCATGCTCATGGTGGACGCGGACGGCACCATCGGCCTCGTCAACGAAGAGGCCGTGCGCATCTTCGGCTACCGCCGCGACGAGCTGATGGGCATGTCGGTCGACCGGCTCGTGCCGAAGGAAAGCCGCGAGGGGCATGCCCGTCAGCGCGAGGGCTACGCCGCGGCGCCGTCGGCACGGAGCATGGGCCGGCAGCGCGACCTGGAAGCCGAGCGCCGCGACGGTTCACGCGTGCCGGTGGAAATCGGCCTGGTGCCGCTGGAGCTGCACAGCGGCTCGCACGTCGTCGCCTCGGTCGTGGACATCACCGAGCGCAAGGCCGCCGAAGCCAACGAGGCCTGGCTGCGGCAGGAGCTGGAGCGCCGCAACGCCGAGCTCCAGGCGGCGGTGGAACGCAGCGACGCCCTGGCGGAAGAGGCGGAGGCCGCCAGCCGCGCCAAGACCAGCTTCCTCGCCACCGTCGGCCACGAGCTGCGCACGCCGCTCAACGCCATCCTGGGCTTCACCGACCTGCTGGAGCAGGAGGTGCACGGCCCGCTGGGCGATTCGCGCTACCGCGAGTACATCGACACCCTCGCCGCCACCGGGCGGCAGATGCAGACGCTCGTGGCGCGCCTGCTGGAGTTGACGCGCGCCGTGGCGGGTGAGGCCGAGATCACGCCCACGGACCTCGACGCGGCCCAAGTCCTCACCGACGCCGCCGAACGCGCGGCCTCGCGGGCGGGGGAACGCGCGCCCGCCATCGACGTGGAGCTGCAATCCGGGCGCATGCCGGCCGTGGTGGATCGCCGCTGCCTGCAGCGCATCGCCGACGAGTTGCTCGCCAACGCGGCGCAGCACGGCGATCCCGCAGGCACGGTGCGCGTCGTGGCCGCGCCGCAGACCGGCGGCGGGGTGACCTTCACCGTGGCGGACGACGGGCCGGGCATGTCCGAGGACGTCGCGTCGGAAGCCGTGCAGGCCTTCGTGCAGCCGACCACGGCGTACACCCGCCATCAGGCCGGGCTCGGCATCGGCCTCTCGCTGGCCAAGGCGCTGGCGACCGCCCACGGCGGCGACCTGCGCATCGAGGCGCGGCCGGACGGGGGCACGGCCGTCCACGTCACGCTCCCCAACCCGGACGCGCCGGCCGCGGCGTGA
- the trxA gene encoding thioredoxin TrxA: MAMVHTSDTSFDQDVLKSSKPVLVDFWAEWCGPCKTIAPVLEELSDELDDRLTVAKVNIDDNPGTPQTYGIRGIPTLMLFKGGEVAGTKVGAVSKKELKEWVEQFT; encoded by the coding sequence ATGGCGATGGTACACACCAGCGACACAAGCTTCGACCAGGACGTGCTCAAGTCCAGCAAACCCGTGCTCGTGGACTTCTGGGCCGAGTGGTGCGGCCCCTGCAAGACGATCGCGCCCGTGCTGGAGGAGCTGTCCGACGAGCTCGACGACCGCCTGACGGTCGCCAAGGTCAACATCGACGACAACCCGGGCACGCCGCAGACCTACGGCATCCGCGGCATCCCCACGCTGATGCTGTTCAAGGGCGGCGAGGTCGCCGGCACCAAGGTCGGCGCGGTGTCCAAGAAAGAACTCAAGGAGTGGGTCGAGCAGTTCACCTGA